Proteins co-encoded in one Salvia splendens isolate huo1 chromosome 4, SspV2, whole genome shotgun sequence genomic window:
- the LOC121800627 gene encoding uncharacterized protein LOC121800627: MSDSEEETKHNPNQTTSLRNSKSITVAFKLNGRNYPLWSRLIKVKIGGCGAYVYIRNEPPSPESKGFEEWEENDLIVFSWIVDNIEDDIISDFAHHQTSKALWDSLAVTYENKADKYLIYDLEEKVIAIRQGNLDLETYYRRIHGLWINIDRCQRQPVTCCDKGIDQYRVHSNEKRLVKFLTGLNQEYDSIRREILKEDPYPSVEAAYGWVKTDAARRRIMPPTSAAPTVDADGNKADSSSGGIGHGLAAQSNRPPHRNGPPQRPAATTATGRPGNHRPDTSKLWCSHCGRQKHTWETCFK, translated from the coding sequence ATGtcagattcagaagaagaaaCCAAACACAATCCAAATCAGACAACGAGTCTGAGAAACAGTAAGAGTATCACAGTGGCGTTCAAGCTGAACGGCAGAAACTACCCTTTATGGTCGAGATTGATCAAAGTGAAGATAGGAGGCTGTGGGGCCTATGTCTACATCAGAAACGAACCTCCGAGCCCCGAGAGCAAGGGCTTTGAGGAATGGGAGGAGAATGACCTTATAGTGTTCTCCTGGATCGTGGATAATATTGAGGACGACATTATCTCCGACTTCGCACACCACCAAACATCAAAGGCGTTGTGGGATAGCCTCGCCGTGACATATGAAAACAAGGCAGATAAGTATTTGATTTACGATCTAGAGGAAAAAGTAATTGCAATCAGACAGGGAAATCTGGATTTAGAGACATATTACCGGAGGATCCACGGGCTGTGGATCAACATAGATCGATGCCAGAGACAACCCGTGACCTGCTGTGACAAAGGCATCGACCAATACAGAGTACATTCGAATGAGAAACGCTTGGTGAAGTTCTTAACAGGGTTGAATCAGGAATATGATTCAATTAGACGAGAAATCTTGAAGGAAGATCCTTACCCATCAGTGGAGGCTGCCTACGGGTGGGTGAAGACGGATGCGGCTCGACGTCGAATCATGCCACCAACATCCGCCGCACCCACCGTAGATGCCGACGGCAATAAAGCCGATTCATCATCTGGGGGAATCGGACATGGACTAGCTGCACAGAGCAACCGCCCACCGCACCGGAACGGGCCACCGCAACGCCCCGCAGCCACCACAGCCACCGGCCGACCTGGAAACCACCGCCCCGACACTTCGAAATTATGGTGTTCTCATTGTGGAAGACAAAAACACACATGGGAAACCTGCTTCAAATGA
- the LOC121798487 gene encoding uncharacterized protein LOC121798487, translated as MTHPTYFPLRWETTGDQWWFASPIDWAAANGHYDLVRELLYIDTNLLIKLTSLPRIRRLETVWDDDATFAHVAKCRSQVARKLLLGCERRNGHNSLIRAGYGGWLLYTAASAGDMPFVKELLQRDPLLVFGERDYGVTDMFYAAARSRNSAVFMFLFDCSFSARGQAARSSGFKAEMVNRSVHAAARGGNVGLLVELLGDGADVLGFRDVRGSTLLHTAAGRGQLEVVRHLISSYEGMIESVDNRGNTALNIAAYRGHLPVVELLTRARPSTASLTNNSGNTFLHMAVLGFLTPGFKRLDRQLELMKQLVSGSFVNMEDVVNVKNKEGRTALHMAVIENLQSQVVELLMSVRYINLNIRDSDGNTPLDLLKQRPHSASSEILIRRLIAAGGIENSKDQTTRNALVSHLRRHGIGGSPGTSFRIPDAEILLHSGTDDIGPSSCDLTSSEHGYSGEIERVASTSSKYNKMATINSAAKRFKNLLLKKARDGDASDMEDDYSIGSPRLSSGSKNSPISLRQQFSKQSSLPNNKRTQYSLPAGTLPSPSTKKKFAAGLSHGVLQLLPKSYAGSPSSAYSESSWSSPLSADKGKSSYHHSGSDAPHSPNSGSLKMKHKHPSFNLKLMNNYFCFGAQGLAVDNSITSPRPSQSQHRLAA; from the exons ATGACTCATCCAACATACTTCCCCTTGAGATGGGAGACTACAGGAGATCAATGGTGGTTCGCTTCTCCAATAGATTGGGCTGCTGCAAACGGCCACTACGATCTAGTCAGAGAGCTTCTTTACATTgacaccaatcttctcatcaaacTAACATCCCTTCCAAGGATCCGGCGCCTCGAGACCGTGTGGGACGACGACGCCACCTTCGCCCACGTTGCCAAGTGCAGGTCCCAAGTCGCAAGAAAGCTCCTCCTCGGGTGTGAAAGAAGAAACGGCCACAATTCTCTCATCAGGGCTGGCTATGGAGGCTGGCTGCTCTACACTGCTGCCTCAGCTGGAGATATGCCTTTTGTGAAAGAATTGCTGCAGAGGGATCCTCTGCTTGTGTTTGGAGAGAGAGATTACGGCGTCACTGATATGTTCTATGCTGCTGCCAGGAGCCGGAATTCAGCGgtcttcatgttcttgtttgATTGCTCCTTCTCTGCAAGGGGGCAGGCCGCGCGGTCGTCTGGTTTTAAGGCGGAGATGGTGAATAGGTCTGTTCATGCTGCGGCTAGGGGCGGCAATGTGGGGTTGTTGGTCGAGCTTTTGGGAGATGGCGCCGATGTTCTTGGTTTTAGGGATGTTAGAGGCTCCACGCTTCTGCATACTGCCGCTGGGAGAGGGCAGCTTGAG GTAGTTAGGCATTTAATATCCTCGTATGAGGGGATGATCGAGTCTGTGGACAACAGAGGCAACACGGCCTTAAATATTGCGGCCTACAGGGGCCATCTGCCAGTGGTGGAGCTTCTTACACGCGCAAGGCCTAGCACCGCGTCTCTGACAAACAACAGCGGGAACACGTTTCTTCACATGGCAGTGTTGGGCTTCCTCACCCCCGGCTTCAAACGGCTGGACCGACAGCTGGAGCTCATGAAACAGCTGGTTTCCGGGAGCTTTGTTAATATGGAAGATGTTGTCAATGTCAAGAACAAAGAAGGCAGAACTGCCCTTCACATGGCAGTCATCGAGAACCTTCAGTCCCAAGTTGTCGAGCTGCTCATGTCTGTGCGCTACATCAACCTCAACATACGCGATTCAGATGGGAACACGCCCTTGGATCTGCTCAAGCAGCGACCACATTCAGCTTCTTCTGAGATTCTGATCAGGCGCCTGATTGCAGCCGGAGGGATTGAGAATTCTAAGGATCAAACGACAAGAAATGCTCTCGTCTCACATCTGAGGAGGCATGGCATTGGAGGTAGTCCCGGGACTTCTTTCAGGATCCCAGATGCTGAGATACTTCTGCACTCTGGAACGGATGACATTGGCCCCTCGAGCTGTGATTTGACTAGCTCCGAGCATGGCTACTCTGGTGAAATCGAACGTGTTGCATCAACCTCCTCTAAATACAACAAGATGGCCACCATCAACAGTGCTGCCAAGCGTTTCAAGAACCTGCTGCTGAAGAAGGCCAGGGATGGAGATGCTTCTGACATGGAAGACGACTATTCCATTGGATCGCCTAGGTTAAGCTCGGGTAGCAAGAACAGCCCCATCTCGCTTAGGCAGCAATTCTCGAAGCAATCTTCCCTCCCAAACAACAAGAGAACACAATATTCTTTACCAGCTGGTACTCTTCCAAGTCCATCCACTAAGAAGAAGTTTGCTGCAGGGCTATCACACGGCGTGCTGCAGCTGCTGCCAAAGTCGTACGCTGGCTCCCCCTCGAGTGCCTACTCTGAGTCGTCGTGGTCATCTCCACTATCAGCTGATAAAGGAAAGAGCAGTTATCACCACAGTGGGAGTGATGCACCTCACTCCCCCAACTCGGGCAGCCTTAAAATGAAGCACAAGCACCCGTCATTCAACTTGAAGCTGATGAACAACTACTTCTGCTTCGGAGCGCAAGGCTTGGCCGTGGACAACTCCATCACCTCGCCACGGCCGAGCCAGAGTCAGCATCGACTAGCTGCCTAG
- the LOC121798489 gene encoding glyceraldehyde-3-phosphate dehydrogenase, cytosolic-like has protein sequence MPPKRSFLFTAFSRIAPLSFLSYTSQVFSSRFTNQQMAKIKIGINGFGRIGRLVARVALQRDDVELVAINDPFITTEYMTYMFKYDSVHGHWKHSDVKVQDEKSLLFGKKSVRVFGCRNPEEIPWGETGAEYVVESTGVFTDKDKAAAHLKGGAKKVVISAPSKDAPMFVVGVNEKEYKPELDIVSNASCTTNCLAPLAKVINDRFGIVEGLMTTVHSITATQKTVDGPSSKDWRGGRAAAFNIIPSSTGAAKAVGKVLPALNGKLTGMSLRVPTVDVSVVDLTVRLEKEATYDEIKAAIKEESENKLKGILGYTEDDVVSTDFVGDSRSSIFDAKAGIALSKNFVKLVSWYDNEWGYSSRVIDLIVHMSSVA, from the exons ATGCCCCCCAAACGCTCATTTCTCTTCACTGCCTTCTCACGAATCGCACCActctcttttctctcatacACCAGCCAAGTTTTCAGTTCTCGTTTTACTAACCAGCAAATGGCCAAGATCAAGATTGGAATCAATG GATTCGGCAGAATCGGCCGTTTGGTCGCGAGAGTAGCTCTCCAGAGGGACGATGTAGAGCTTGTCGCTATTAACGATCCATTTATCACCACCGAGTACATG ACATACATGTTCAAGTATGACAGTGTGCACGGCCACTGGAAGCACAGCGATGTGAAGGTGCAAGACGAGAAGAGCCTTCTCTTCGGCAAGAAGTCGGTCAGAGTCTTCGGATGCAG GAACCCTGAGGAGATCCCATGGGGTGAAACTGGTGCCGAGTATGTCGTGGAGTCTACTGGAGTCTTCACTGACAAGGACAAGGCTGCTGCTCACTTGAAG GGTGGTGCCAAGAAGGTTGTTATCTCCGCCCCTAGCAAAGATGCCCCAATGTTTGTTGTGGGTGTCAACGAGAAGGAATACAAACCCGAGTTGGACATTGTTTCCAATGCCAGTTGCACTACCAATTGCCTTGCTCCATTGGCCAAGGTTATCAACGATAGGTTTGGCATTGTGGAGGGGCTTATGACTACCGTCCACTCCATCACTG CTACCCAAAAGACTGTTGATGGTCCATCAAGCAAGGACTGGAGAGGTGGAAGAGCTGCCGCATTCAACATCATCCCCAGCAGCACTGGAGCTGCCAAG GCTGTTGGTAAAGTGCTTCCAGCTCTTAACGGAAAGTTGACCGGCATGTCCCTCCGAGTCCCCACCGTTGATGTCTCAGTTGTTGACCTGACTGTCAGATTAGAGAAAGAGGCCACTTATGATGAGATCAAGGCTGCCATCAA GGAGGAGTCAGAgaacaagctcaaaggcatcTTGGGATACACTGAGGATGATGTGGTGTCCACTGACTTCGTTGGTGACAGCAGATCGAGCATATTTGATGCCAAGGCTGGAATTGCATTGAGCAAAAACTTTGTGAAGCTTGTCTCGTGGTATGACAACGAATGGGGATACAG CTCAAGAGTGATCGATCTGATTGTTCACATGTCATCTGTTGCATGA